One genomic region from Candidatus Eisenbacteria bacterium encodes:
- a CDS encoding ParA family protein, whose product MRSYAIANIKGGSGKTTVAVNLAAGLALEGRKVLLMDLDPQGSSSFHLLPRSSNGNLADVLSCEKRLPEVFCETIVSGLKVAPGGRLLAPFDNGAHPTRERLLHSLGQVPEDVDYVLIDTPPTWGSLLIGGLSTVDGVLIPVTTRELDIEILGLLLDVIEQVQRHRNPKLRVTGIVPNRIVRTRLSARIEERLRAEHGALVLSSIRENVKLAEAGGFHAPVQVTAPSSSGAEDFSMLARAFLEREEGGGAIRPVASETEEGREASFSESAS is encoded by the coding sequence ATGAGATCATACGCGATCGCAAACATTAAGGGTGGATCGGGCAAGACGACGGTTGCCGTCAATCTCGCCGCAGGACTTGCGCTCGAGGGGCGCAAGGTCCTCTTGATGGATTTGGATCCGCAGGGCTCGAGCAGCTTTCATCTGCTCCCCCGGTCTTCGAACGGGAACCTCGCGGATGTGCTCTCGTGCGAGAAGCGGCTCCCGGAAGTCTTCTGCGAGACGATCGTCAGCGGGCTCAAGGTCGCGCCGGGCGGGCGCCTGCTCGCCCCCTTCGACAATGGCGCGCATCCGACGCGCGAGCGGCTGCTGCACTCGCTGGGCCAGGTGCCGGAGGATGTCGACTATGTTCTGATCGACACTCCGCCTACTTGGGGGTCGCTCCTGATCGGCGGCCTCTCGACGGTCGACGGCGTGCTGATCCCGGTGACGACCAGAGAGCTGGACATCGAGATCCTGGGGTTGTTGCTCGATGTGATCGAGCAGGTGCAGCGTCACCGCAATCCCAAGCTGCGCGTCACGGGGATCGTTCCCAACCGGATCGTGAGAACCCGGCTGAGCGCCCGGATCGAGGAGCGACTGCGCGCCGAGCACGGTGCGCTCGTCCTCTCCTCGATCCGCGAGAATGTGAAGCTCGCCGAGGCGGGCGGGTTCCATGCCCCTGTCCAGGTGACGGCCCCCTCCAGCAGCGGGGCGGAGGACTTCTCCATGCTCGCGAGAGCTTTCCTCGAGCGGGAGGAGGGCGGCGGGGCGATCCGGCCGGTGGCGTCGGAGACGGAGGAGGGACGGGAGGCGTCGTTCTCGGAGTCGGCCTCGTAG